The sequence TTCGTTTTTGTCCCGCCGATGTCGCCCGCTAAAATCATTCGTTGTCTCAGTCCGAGCGTTTCATTGTAAGTTGTTGTGCGGCGGCTTGGTCAAGCATCCACACGAGTCGGCCGGAATCAGGCGATACTTTCGCAGCGGGCAGAGAACGATCGGCTTCGGATTGGGGCTCAATCACTCGTCCAACCATTCCTGCTTTTCCAGATCCCGTCACCATGAACAGTACCACAGCTGCACGATTCAACACACCTAGTGTGAACGTGAGGCGATGTGTAATCCCCGTCGGAGCCTGGCCCACGGTGACAAGCTTGAATTGTTCCTGCAGGGCTGCGGTGCCGGGGAACAGCGATGCCGTGTGGCCGTCATCTCCGAGACCGAGTAGGATTAAGTCTAGACGAGGAAATGCCGGAGGGTGACAGTGTGTCAGATCGCGAAGGGTTCTTTCATAGTCTTCGGCCGCCGCCATGGGATCTTGGTGTTCACCTTTCATCCGATGGATGCGATCTGGTGCGATCCTCAGTGGTTGAAATAATTCAGTCTGCGCCATTCCAAAATTACTCTCAGAATGTTCAGGCGCGACGCAACGATCGTCTCCAAACAGAAACACGATGCGCGACCAATCGAACCGGGTATTCCACTCAGGCGTCCTAATGGTCTGATACAGAGTCCTCGGCGTAGATCCTCCCGAAAGCGCGATCAGACACCGCCCGGTAGATTGGATGGCCTGCTCGCTGACGCTGAGCATGAAGGCGGCTGTCTTCTCCGCCCAGTCCTGAACCGTACCCGCCACGACGATTTCCGGTGTGACGGCCATATCAGCGGCGAGTGACTCGACGACGTTTCTTCACCGTCGCTCGTCGTCGTGACGGTGATGGCCGAATGGCTGTAGTGATACGGTTCACTGTTCCGGCTGGATCTAGTCCGAGTTGAACACGGATGGCGTGACGATGGTGCGCACGGAGCGACTCGAGATCACCGGCTGCCTGTGCTTGCGCCAGGGTGCCGAAAGAGAAGGGCTTTCCTGGGATCGCCAGATCGGGCTTCATGCGATCCACTAATTCGAGAAAGACGCCCGTGTTGGCCCCGCCTTTGTGAAGTTGGCCTGTCGAGTGGAGGTACCGTGGGCCGTAGCCAAAGGTGGTGGCGACTCGGTGCTTGCTCATCATGGCTTTGCGTAGTCGACTCATCGCCGTTTCGAACGAACGTGATGGCGTGGCATACGCCAACACCGAGACATAGGTACCGGGTTGAACGTGGTGCGTGAGATCTGCTGCGACACTTTTCGGATCGGTATTGGTCTGCTCCGGAAGTCGTCCTGTGGATTGATACGCTTCTAAGACTCGATTGGTATTGTCCTTACTCTCCTGAACGTTCGGTTGGTCAAACGGCTGAATGCCGAGGAGGTGCCCGGCGACGGCCGTCGCAAACTCCCATCGGAAAAATTCGCCGGCCACGTCATAGCGATCTCGAAGATCGAACTGTATGACTGGATGTTGTGCTTTGATCAGAGCCCGAACCGCTTGATCCAGGGCTCCGTTCTTTTCTCCCTTGAGCTTTAGATAGACAAAGAATCGGTCGTTCCCGTAGGCCTGTGGCCTCAGGACCGGTTCTTGTGCAATAGGAATGAGGCCCGTCCCTTCTTTGCCTGTGCTTTCAGCAAGGAGCTGTTCGACCCATAGACCGAATGTGGCCAGTGCGGGCGATGCGATGATCGTGACTTTATCCCGACCGGTTTTCGCGAAGCTCCCCATAGCGGCCCCCAAATAAGCACCGGGATTGGCTTCTACATCGTCCTGGTTTCGGCATCGCTCCGCCATGCCAGTTGCGCGGTCCAAGAGCCGAGCGATATCGAGACCCAGGAGTGCGGCAGGGACAAGACCGAAGAGGGAGAGGACGGAATAGCGTCCACCGATGTCGGCTGGATTGGTGAAGGTCTGCCCAAATCCATACTCCTTTGCCATGCGCTCAAGACCGGTCCCAGGGTCGGTGATTGCGACAAATTGTTTTCCGCCATGATTGCCTTTGGCCTGTGAGACCAATTTCCAAAAATGACCGAACAGTGACATCACCTCGATCGTTCCCCCGGATTTGCTGGCAACGAGAAAGAGTGTTTTCGATGGGGATATGGCCTTCGTGACCTGTCGAACCCAACCTGGAACGGTCGAGTCTAAAACCCAGAGACGAGGCGCGGCTTTCTGCATTCCAAAGACCGAACGGAACACTTCCGGCCCCAGGCTGCTGCCGCCCATTCCCAGGAGCACGACATCCTTTACCTTCATCTCCTTCGCCACAGACACACAATGATGCAGTTGAAGAAGCTGTCGCCGCATCTGATCCTGCACCGTCAACCACCCAAGACGGTCACTGATCTCCTTGGGATTGTCCTTCCAGACGCGATGATCTTTGTCCCAGATGCGATCAACCACGTGATCACGCCGGAGATTCTCAAGGGCTGAATTGACTGTGGGTACAAAGGATGACGGGAGTCTGTCGCTCGGCCGTGTGGGCATCGATATCCCCTTTCGACTTATTCCACGTGATGCAATGGGTAGGTAGTGCTTCGTATCTTATGGAGCTCGCCTCGAAAAGGCAACGCTTCTTCGTGTCCGTGCATGACAGGGAAGGTGTGATTTGTGATCCGTTGCTCCATTCATAAACTAAGAGCGAGAAACCATCATCAGGATTTAATCTGGAACTATGGAGGTGGAAGATGGAACGGAGCATCCCGATGATCCCGTCAGTGGGATACAGAGCCACATCTGGTTCTCTAGGTCCGCCTTGCAGCCCCGACTGTGTGTATGCACAATACAAGCTCTCATGAAATGAAAATGGTTGGCACATCCGAGAGCTCTTTCGACCGCTTCCATTTATTCGCTGCCGTGGGGAACTTTTTCCTGCCGTACGCGTCTTAGTGGGTGAATAGACCAATTTGAGAGTCCTAGCCCAACACCTAATATGCCTGCAGGATTGATGGCACACTGTACGGAGGAAAGCACTGATGGCCGTACCTTCTTTGAAGAGAAGGTACGTGGTCTGTTGGATCAGCTCTATGGGGCTGCGCTTCGACTGGCAAAAAACAGAGATGAGGCGGAGGATCTGGTGGCTGAGGCCGTCGCCAAAGCCTGGGCTTCCCGGCGCGCTCTCAAGGATCCTGAACATTTTCGATCCTGGATATTCCGGATCTTGACGAATACATTCCTCAGCGACTGGCGTAAACGGATGGTCCGTCCTCAAACCCGAGCATACGATGAACATCTGGCCGATCAGGAGACCACCTACTCGCTGTTTGATGAGCTCCACCAACCGTTCCTGCTGTGGTGGGGAAATCCAGAGAAGGACTTTCTCAATAAACTACTGTCCCACGATATCGAAAAGGCAGTGGATGCTCTTCCAGTGGCGTTCCGCATGGTAGTCGTGCTTTCTGATATGGAGGGATTTTCGTACCGAGAGATCTCCGAGATCCTCAAAGTCCCTGTAGGAACCGTCCGTTCCCGGCTAGCCAGAGGACGCGGGTTGCTTCAGAAATCCTTATGGGAACATGCAAAAGAGGCCGGGTTGATTCAGCCGCGATAATGGAGTGAGGTTATCGATGACCAAGGTAAAGAACATCGGATGTAAAGAGGCCCTTCAACATCTGCTTGCTTATCTTGACCAGGAGGTTGGAGCGATCACACACCGTGAGGTGGAACATCACCTTGAGATCTGCCGAACCTGTTTTTCGCGGGCCGAGTTTGAACAACTGTTGAAGACCCGCCTTCGAGAGGCGGGGCGAGGAACGATGCGAGCCTCATTTGAGAATCGGATCAAAACTCTCTTTGATCGCTTTGAAAACCAATATCAGCCAGAAAATTCATGAGCGCTCAAAAAGAGGTCATGTTTTTCAAGCTGGCAGTTGCGGGCACTCTCTCCCAACTTTTCATCATCTTCGGGGCGAGGATGGGACCGGCGTCCGGATAAACGGAATCTGGCTGTCTAATACCTTAATTCCCGATGAATTTATAAAAGGAGTCTATCAATG is a genomic window of Candidatus Nitrospira kreftii containing:
- a CDS encoding Glucose-6-phosphate isomerase; protein product: MPTRPSDRLPSSFVPTVNSALENLRRDHVVDRIWDKDHRVWKDNPKEISDRLGWLTVQDQMRRQLLQLHHCVSVAKEMKVKDVVLLGMGGSSLGPEVFRSVFGMQKAAPRLWVLDSTVPGWVRQVTKAISPSKTLFLVASKSGGTIEVMSLFGHFWKLVSQAKGNHGGKQFVAITDPGTGLERMAKEYGFGQTFTNPADIGGRYSVLSLFGLVPAALLGLDIARLLDRATGMAERCRNQDDVEANPGAYLGAAMGSFAKTGRDKVTIIASPALATFGLWVEQLLAESTGKEGTGLIPIAQEPVLRPQAYGNDRFFVYLKLKGEKNGALDQAVRALIKAQHPVIQFDLRDRYDVAGEFFRWEFATAVAGHLLGIQPFDQPNVQESKDNTNRVLEAYQSTGRLPEQTNTDPKSVAADLTHHVQPGTYVSVLAYATPSRSFETAMSRLRKAMMSKHRVATTFGYGPRYLHSTGQLHKGGANTGVFLELVDRMKPDLAIPGKPFSFGTLAQAQAAGDLESLRAHHRHAIRVQLGLDPAGTVNRITTAIRPSPSRRRATVKKRRRVTRR
- a CDS encoding 6-phosphogluconolactonase; this translates as MAVTPEIVVAGTVQDWAEKTAAFMLSVSEQAIQSTGRCLIALSGGSTPRTLYQTIRTPEWNTRFDWSRIVFLFGDDRCVAPEHSESNFGMAQTELFQPLRIAPDRIHRMKGEHQDPMAAAEDYERTLRDLTHCHPPAFPRLDLILLGLGDDGHTASLFPGTAALQEQFKLVTVGQAPTGITHRLTFTLGVLNRAAVVLFMVTGSGKAGMVGRVIEPQSEADRSLPAAKVSPDSGRLVWMLDQAAAQQLTMKRSD
- a CDS encoding hypothetical protein (conserved protein of unknown function), yielding MTKVKNIGCKEALQHLLAYLDQEVGAITHREVEHHLEICRTCFSRAEFEQLLKTRLREAGRGTMRASFENRIKTLFDRFENQYQPENS
- a CDS encoding hypothetical protein (conserved protein of unknown function), whose translation is MPAGLMAHCTEESTDGRTFFEEKVRGLLDQLYGAALRLAKNRDEAEDLVAEAVAKAWASRRALKDPEHFRSWIFRILTNTFLSDWRKRMVRPQTRAYDEHLADQETTYSLFDELHQPFLLWWGNPEKDFLNKLLSHDIEKAVDALPVAFRMVVVLSDMEGFSYREISEILKVPVGTVRSRLARGRGLLQKSLWEHAKEAGLIQPR